A stretch of DNA from Coccidioides posadasii str. Silveira chromosome 1, complete sequence:
TCTAGCAGGCTTCTAGACAAGGCGCGCCCTGGAGCTATTCTTTGATAGGCGACAGGCGACGAGAGGACGGGTCCGAGCACAAGAGTGTCGTCGAAACGTCTTATGCAACGCGGCGGGGCAGGACAAACGGATGTCGAGGTGATTCCAGCAAGGGGGGAGAACGGATGAGGGCGAGAGAGGAGAACTGAGGGCAGCAAGGTGTGATAATGGTATTACAGGGCGGATAGGAGGGCAGGAATTGAATTAAATGAGTGGATTAGGAAAAGgagggaagaagaaggagaaagaaagaaaagtaaaTAGATTGAAACGAGGgtggaaaaggagaaaggcGAAGGGATGCCGCAAGCAACAACTAATACTAATAATTAATTAACAACAGCCTGGAGGAAGTAATAATGGGAGAGAGTGAaaaagacagagagagagaaagcgagagaggaagaaggaaaaaaagagcagAGGAGGACGATCGAAAAGGGAGTTAAAGGGAGCAAAAAACCCAAGAGGTATGGAGAAGTAATTAATTACCGGGCCTGCTGTGCATGTACGGAGTGTGGGCGTATGTAACTTCAGACCCTGTAACCACAATACATGCATACATACGCCCCCTCGACGCACCGCAGCTGCGGAAGCCAAAACAACACAGCCGCATTCCCGAGCGCCTTTGACATTCGCCTCCTACAAAACATGTTTGACTACCTGCTCAGCGGCCCTCATCCCACCCTCCAGAAGGCCTTCTCCCTCCGTAGCGCCTCTTGTGTGCTGTCCGCCTGGGAGCTGCGTGGACGGTGACATAAAATACAGACCCCAGGTAACGTTTCTCACCCGCACAAATGGGTCAGGAGtcagaaaaaaaaggctagCTTACGCTCCCATTGGCCGGCCTCGGCGGTCTCTTGGTTAATTTTGGGTAATTTCGGTAGCTGCTAGTCCGTATCAGGTAAAGTAAGGGGTCGAATGCAGCACGCTAGGCTGTTCCGCGCTTAGCCTCTAAACCTTAAATGGATGGTTGCTCCAAGAAAACCTGCAAGAAACCTGTTCGGTACGAGACCGTTTTGATCACGTATCTAGAGCCATGTACCGCCGGTGTCGATCGTCGTTAATAGTTATGTAAGACCTCCAGGTGAAAATCCTCAGAATTTCCCAATCGAGAGAACGAAGACGAAGCGGATGAGACCTGGAAATGAGCGAACATCCGCTCGCCCAGGCGTCGAGGGGAACATGGCTGTGGACCTGCAGTCGGCCTCTCTGCAGTGATACCCTTCAGTCCATGATCAGCAGGTACCCGGATGCGGTTCCCGCCTTTCATCGAAGAACGATGCGCAAAAGAGCCCCGAGAGCGATCCTTGTCTGCCCCAAGAAAGCCGGACACATGACCTCTGTGTAAGAACTATTTTCACTTAACTAGTCTCGCGTGGGGAACTCCTGCAGAAAACACACACATCCACTATTTCAGCCTGGTCGTCCAAATTTACCAACATTATCTGTAACTTACTGCGCCGTACTACGTTGACAGGGAAGAGCTTTTTACACTGGCGACTTGGCGCATTTCATTAGCTAGCCAGTTGTGAGCCGTCTTCCACACATGGCGTCCAGCACATCCGAAGAAGAATCTCGAGAACccaatacggagtattccGTCGTAAACCATCTGTTTCGAGGCTGCACGCTCTGGGGTTTCaatctgagtcttgcttctgcagtcaCCGTTTCATCTGATCTCTGCACAACGACGAGACCCAGCGAAAGCCACCCGGCACGTGGCGTGTGGCGGTGCGCGTTCACTAGCCACACATGCCTCTCTGCCAAGCAAGCAACGCCAGAGGTGCAGTTCGGCGCTCCCTTTCAGCCATCACGATTTCACCACGGCGCCGTGTGCAAGTCGAATCCCCCACCCAACAGGATTCGGAAAATGAGCTGCTACCTTTTTTATATGAACTTCTCCTGAGCTGCGCTTTGTTGCGCCCCTTAGTTTTAACCACCCCTCACACAcactcacacacacacacacacacacacacacacgtAATTGAGATTGCACTGATTCCTTCAGACAAGCACTCCATGGCTGACTCTCCGGAAACGAACGACGCCACAAGCTCCGATGGCGAGCCTATCGAGTATCTTGCTACTGCACGAGCAAGGCGGAGCACGGCGGGACAGCATATGAGCAGTTTGCTCGATGCAGAGGCCGACGATGACCTAGCACTACTTTTTGcggaggacgaggaggatgaagaattCACGTTCGGCGAGCAGGAAGACGAAGGCGAAGATGACGGGTTGGTCGCGGACTATGCGGAAGATATGGATCTGGATTCCTCTTCCGATGAAGAGGACCAGGGCCCCGATGCAAAGGAAGATGAACTCGAAGGAGAAAGGGAGCTCGAGAAGCAAGCCAAAGCGGAACGATTGGCCAAGAAGCGAAAGGCGCAGGAATCGCTGCGGCTAACGGCATTACGCAAGAAGGTTAAAATAGACCCCAACCTGCCCTCTCGTTCGCTCACGACTCCTGCCCCGCGACAGAGGAAGAAATCCGAGAGAATATCTTGGCTGCCCACGCCGGAAGATGGGCCGACTCGGTCCTCCTCGCGTATGCAAACCGTACGAAATAAAGAGCTCACCCACGCTCGGTTGAAGGATAGCGAGCAAAGGCGCATACGACTAATAGCTACTATGGAAGAAGCTGCCAAGCGCAAGGAGAGCATGAAGGCCAAACAGATGACGCAGGAAGATAGACTAGCGGAGGCCGAAAAGACTGAACGTATAAacagcaagagcttgaatcGATGGGaggaaatggagaagaaGCGGAGCGAGGAACAACGGGCAAGGCTGGAGGCCCTGCAGAATCGTCGTCTGGAGGGTCCCGTGGTAACATGGTGGAGTGGAATAGCAAAGTGGATAGACGATAAGCTAGCTCAAGTGGGCGTCAGATCGTATACCCAAGCTGCTGAGAAGGAAGCGGGtcgaaaaaggaaaagcaaaGATGTAACGCATCAAGGACCACCCAAGGCTGGCCAATCCAAGCCATCGAGGCAACAAGAACCCGACCTCAAAACAGAAAAAGCTCAATCTGAAATAGCAAACTCAGGAAAAACGGGCCACCCACCAGCGAATGAAGATGCGCCGAAAGACCCTAAGGACGAGCCGAAAGAACCTCCAGGTGAGGGTTCGGTGCTTTTGGATGGCATCCACCTCTACGCATCTATGACTGATGAGACACTTTCTGTGCCGGCTGATCAATCGTCAAACGCGCAATCAAGAAAGGTAGTAGCGGACGAGGGAGATCCAACACAGTCCACTCCAGGCCCTGCGGGCACCGCACGGCTATCCGAGGGAGCAACACCGGCTCCAGAGCCTAAAGGGCAAGATACCCCGACGAAGGTTGCCATAAGCCatcaggcttcttctgagcAGTCAACTCCGTCGGTAATTCCAACAGGGGCCGCAAAACCACCATCAACCCAGGATGCGGCGTCGCTAGAACAACCTTCAGGACCCGTGCAACTACTTCCACCACCATTATCACCACCTTCAAATGTTTCTACCGAGAATCAAGGCACCGATTCAACATCCACTGTACAGGCTGGCGTGAATGCAACACCACCCACTCAAGTAGCGCCCAAAATCGAAATTTCGTCACGTAATTGCATTATTCTAGAAGACTTCGATGCCACCACACCCCAGGCACGAAGTCAATACAGTATCCTTTTCAACCCACGGAAGCCACAGAAACTACAAAGTAAGTCACCCTCCTTGCAACCTTTCGTCTTCCTGTATTTATCAGAACCCAACCCAACCCCACAAAAAaccccccccaaaaaaaaaaaaaaaaaaaaaaaaaagaggaaaagaaaaagaagaaaaagaagagagaatcTTACTAACGAGAGACCCCTTGCAAAAAAACAACGCAGAACCTGCGCAAGAATATTGTCCCGTGACAGGCCGGCCAGCCCGGTACCGCGATCCTCAAACGGGCATAGGCTACGCGAACACCCAGGCGTACCGAGAAATCCGTCAGGTCCTTGGGGGTCGATACGCCTGGAGTGGCTTCCTGGGATGCTTTGTGGGCGAATTTGGAGGGGGTGCACGGGGCGTGCCAGAGCGTTTCTTGGCTCCAAACGTGCCGCCGCCACAGGAGATTCTGGGGCCGCCGCCACCCGTCAGCGGAGAGGGTATCACCATCAAGTCATCCCCTACAGCTACTACGGCTGCTGCTACTCCTACTGAGTCCCAAGCAGGTTCGGGCGCGAGTGGTTGATGGTTCCTGTTTGCCAAATATTCTGCATACATAGGATGCGCCTTAATAATGGTTACAAGATTCCCATTTCAGACAATGTATGAATAATGATTTAATGAAAAATGCCCATGACACAAAGTATAACCAAAACCAAATATTTTGGAGGGAGGGGGGTTTGGATAGCAATACAGACCGCGGCGCAGGAACTGTTTGACCACCAAGACCAACATGAGCCTTCACCATCATATGAAGTTACATAACACGGCCGTGCACTGTTCTTTATCCCCCAGGGATGAGGGCTGCTGCttgcttgtttgcttgtTTTGAATTGGCTTCATGCTAGTGGCCCTTGTTTCAGGCTGTTCGTTGCCATCCGGCCCAAACCCAGGTGAAACCCTTCCCAGGCGACGAGAACTCCAGCAAGCTGTGACGTGAGCGGGTGGACTCTCTTCACTTGGCATATCGAGTCGAGTCTGGCGGTCAAACAGCGTTGAACCTGAGGATGTTGATGCTGAGAGGTAGAGGTGGAGGTGGGGGAGCGTAAAAAGTTCTACTAGCACGCACTCCCGGATTCCGCCGTCAATAGAGGCTCACCTTGCATGCAGCTTGCTGGGAATACCTGGGGGTAGTATGAAGCAGCAACAGGTTGCTCTCCATGATGCTTGTTCCATGGCTGCGTagctctcttttttttttctttttcctttttttttttttttggtctaGGTGAAACTTCGGGCCAATCGGTTGTCAAAGAAACTTACATGCCTTCTTGCACACCGTCTCGAGGTGGTTAGTCCTTACTCAGATGACAGGCGGCCGAAGTGCATGTACATACAGACTTTTCCGGAGTACATCCATGGGATATACAGGCATACTCCTGTTTACCAGTAGGCACGTGTCTCGTTGCGGAAGCCCTTCGTGCGGCACCGTTCCAGACGGGTTCCTCGCCGCCTCGGAGTAACTCGATGGAGCTGCAAACGCGGAGTCTGTGGGGCGAAGATTGGCCGTTCATGGTTGGTCCTGCTGCTCTTGCGGCTAACGACGGAAAGTTCAACTAAACACGAGGCGGGCGAGCGAGCAAGTCGCCTGCAAAGTTGGACATCCTGGGGAGCAGGCATAAAGATTGACATCCGCACTCATCTGCATAAGGTTGAAAAAGACGGTCAACGCAGAGGATCGCAGCTAACGGGTCATAAAAATGGCGATAACATCGTCCTCTGCAGACCGATAGGGTTGGCTGGattttttctccttttttttttttttttttttttttaatgttCGAGTCACAGTTTAAGCTATCATTCCGATGGGGAACAGATAGGAAAGAGATTGCTCCTGAATTCGCCCGCAAATTCTCTATCTTTCGATTTCTTCGCCCTTTTTTCACGCCTATCGGGAGGGCTCCAGCCGAGGACTATCAGATTGATCGCTATCCTCTCTTTCCTCGTCCTTGTCGCCGAACGTGATGACACAGATTTCCCTCTCGGAGCATCATTGCGTCTGAAGGAAAGAGTCGTTCGAGGATACATACccatattttatatatattctatatatatatataataccCTAGGCTATTATACTTCTTATTGCGGTTTCATCTTCGGAATATCTCCATGCAGGAATAATCTTATCATTACCCAAAACTCGCTGTCGATCCAGAAGCCAACCATGCCTTGTTCACCCCGTCTATAGTTGACcgagccttttttttttttattttttttatataaatatatatatttattttctctctctttaatTAAAAAGGCAAACGACAGTTATCCGTTCGACAGATATTCACTGACGTTTCCTGGGGTCTCGAATGGCCGCGTGCCCATCCCACGTATTCCTCACAGCACCTGATAATAACTTCGCCGGGATTACCTTGAGAAGAGCTCGATGCCACCGCCGCATAGTTTGATTCCTTCTCGCTGTTGACTCCATTTCTACTACTGTCGTCGCTGCTTTTCCGTTAGTTTTTTtgcccctttttctttttcctttttctttctttttctttctttttctttctttttttttctttttttttcccggtTGACCGCAATGTTGCTATGATTCCCCTTCGGGCTATTTGTTGCGGGGAGCGGATATCGCCGAGTGTATACCTGCTGGCCGGACTCTGAGAGCAGCCAGAAGAGCAACAGCCACTGTAAAAAAGGTTACCTTGTGAGGGTACTGCCTACCTGCCTGGGTAGCCGGGAgggaaggagaaggagagagcCGAAGAACCTGGGAGAAAATGGCAGCCAGC
This window harbors:
- a CDS encoding uncharacterized protein (EggNog:ENOG410PM2F~COG:S~BUSCO:7994at33183); the encoded protein is MADSPETNDATSSDGEPIEYLATARARRSTAGQHMSSLLDAEADDDLALLFAEDEEDEEFTFGEQEDEGEDDGLVADYAEDMDLDSSSDEEDQGPDAKEDELEGERELEKQAKAERLAKKRKAQESLRLTALRKKVKIDPNLPSRSLTTPAPRQRKKSERISWLPTPEDGPTRSSSRMQTVRNKELTHARLKDSEQRRIRLIATMEEAAKRKESMKAKQMTQEDRLAEAEKTERINSKSLNRWEEMEKKRSEEQRARLEALQNRRLEGPVVTWWSGIAKWIDDKLAQVGVRSYTQAAEKEAGRKRKSKDVTHQGPPKAGQSKPSRQQEPDLKTEKAQSEIANSGKTGHPPANEDAPKDPKDEPKEPPGEGSVLLDGIHLYASMTDETLSVPADQSSNAQSRKVVADEGDPTQSTPGPAGTARLSEGATPAPEPKGQDTPTKVAISHQASSEQSTPSVIPTGAAKPPSTQDAASLEQPSGPVQLLPPPLSPPSNVSTENQGTDSTSTVQAGVNATPPTQVAPKIEISSRNCIILEDFDATTPQARSQYSILFNPRKPQKLQKPAQEYCPVTGRPARYRDPQTGIGYANTQAYREIRQVLGGRYAWSGFLGCFVGEFGGGARGVPERFLAPNVPPPQEILGPPPPVSGEGITIKSSPTATTAAATPTESQAGSGASG